GAAGTTTTTTTAACTATGAAATTTCGCAGGCAAAAAGGGAATATCTGCAGTCGATTGTAAATTTTGAGAAAATATTGAAGGTGCGAAATAAACTTATAAAGGAAAAAAAGACTGGAGAGGAAATTTATAAAATTTATAATGAAAAATTTATTGAGGAAGGGCTGAATATTGTTTTAAATCGGCGGGAATTTATAAAAAAATTATCAATTTTGCTAAATCTAAATTATAGAAAGTTATTTGATGAAAATTCGGAACTTAAATTAAAATACGACTGTTTTCTTGGAGATGTGGAAAAGAAAACCAGGGAAGAGTTGAAGGGGAATTTTGAGTTAATGTGCAAAAGAAAAAGTGAAAGGGAAAAATTTTTAGGGTATAGTTTGCTTGGACCGCAAAAGGATGATTTTATTTTTGAATTAAATGGGAAAAATGCAAAGGCATATTCTTCTCAGGGAGAAAAAAAATCTATAATTTTTTCGCTGAAAATATCAGAAATTGATATTTTAATAAAAGAAAAAAATGAGTATCCGATCTTTATTATGGATGACATTGCTTCGTATTTTGATGAAGTGAGAAAAAAGAGCATTTTAAATTATTTTTTGAATAAAAAAATTCAATGTTTTATAACTTCAACAGAGGATTTGGGGATAGAAGGGAAAAAATTCATTGTGGAAAGGGGAAAAGTTACAGCAGAATAATTTTTTTATGGTTCTGCTGTATTTTGGATAGTTTGCTTGACAATTATATAATTTTACGATTGCAGTTAGATAATAATATAAAAAAATTTGGTTTATGAATAGATTTGAAATAAAAAAATAAATAAAAGGGTTGAAAAATGGAAGGAATTAGAGAATTAAAAAGTTTGGCATTAGAGGCGATTGAGAAAAAAAGTTCACTTTTGAAAAATGAGAAATATATTTTTTTGAAAATTAAAAGAAACTGGAAGCAGATCGTGAATGGTCCGATTGGTGAAAAAACTAATCCAAAGGGGCTGTTTAATAAAAATTTAGTTGTAGTTATTAATGATAATGTTATTTATCATACGACAATAATGTGTGCAGAAGTCATAAGGGAAAAAATAAATACTTTCCTGAATGGAGAATTTGTGGAAAGCATAGAGTTTATGAAAGTAAATTATAAGGTAAAACGTGATTTGCTGGATGAACTTATTGAAAATGAGGAAAATAGAGGGACAATTCGAGTTGGAGAAATTCCGAGGGGAAATATTGGAAAAAAGAAAATAAATGTTGAATCAGAAAATAAAATTACTGAAAAAATAAAGGATATTGTACTTTCTCCAGAGGAAATTAAGGAAATTCATAGAAATATTGATAAAATTGATAAAAAGTATGAAGATATTGCTAGAAGTTTGGAAAAAGTTGCAATAAAATTGAAAAAGAGAGAAAAATATTTGAAAAGTATTGGGTATGTTGAATGCGAGAAATGTAAAATTCTGTTTTTGCAGGAAAGCAATGAAAAATTGTGTTTTGAGTGCAGAATGAATGAGAAAAATTGGAAATTTCAGAAAATATCAAATTTAATAAAAGATAATCCGTATATATCTGAAAAACAGGCAGTTAGAATAGCAAATACAGATAAATCCACATACTATAAGGCACGGGATATTTTGGCACAGCAGACTTATAACGATATGCTTTATTATTGTGTGGAAAAAAATAAGGAAATTTCTGTAAATGGAGATTATGAGTTTGAAATTCGGAGCGAATCACGGGAAGATGTGGAAAAATTTATAAAAAATTATGTGGATTATAAAATTGGAAGTGATAATGAGGAGGTCTTTAAAATTGAAAGGAAGGCGGTTTTGAGAAGGTTGAAAAGGGATGTCAGGTTTAGGCTTGAAAATAGCAGGAGGTATTGATTTTATTTTGCCATTTTATCGAAAAATTACAATTATTTCAAAAAATATGTTAAAATAATATATCTTATATTATTTTTATTTGATAGGATTTAGTATTAACTATTTGATTCAAAAGAAGAAAGAGAGTAAAAAATAAATAATGAAAAAAATATTTTTGATAGTTGGAATAATGTTGGGAATTAATGGATTTTCAAGTGAAAATATTGATAACAATGCAAAGATGAAGCAGTCTGTAATTGCTGCAACATATACTTATCCAGATGGGAAAAATTTGTTTTGGGATGATATTTTGGCACTTGGGAAGGATAAAGTTCCCTATGTGCTGATAAATCCAGATAACGGGGCAGGGAAAAAGATTGAAATGAATTACGTGACTCAAATCAAGAAAAACAAGGAAGCTGGGATAAAAAACATTGCTTATATTTCTACAAATTATCAGAAAAGAAATATTGAGAAAGTGAAAGATGAAGTTGACAGATATTTGGAGTTTTATGGCAGGGATAATATAAATGGATTCTTTTTTGATGAAATTGCTTCGGATACTTTGCAGCAGGTAAATTATATGAAGGAAATTTTTGATTATGTAAAAGGGAAGTCTAAAAGTAATCTTGTAATTGCTAATCCAGGAGCACCGATTACTGATGCAATTTCGACTTATGCGGATATTTTTGTGACAAGTGAAGTAAGTGCAAATGTTTATATTAATAAGTTTGAGAAGCCAAAATCTGATTTTGAAAAAAATGAGGTTAATGTAAAACATATCTGGCATATTGTACATAGCGCTAACCCTAAGGAATATGCAAGAATTATAAGATTATCAAGAGAGAGAAATGCAGGGTGGCTTATGATAACAGATGATGTTATGCCAAATCCTTATGATAGGGAGCCATCTAGATTTATGGAAATGGTAAATATGATTAATAAGTAATTTTATTATTATCATTGGATTTGTTAGAAGTAACCTGAAATAAAGGAATTGATCTTGAAAAATACTGTATTAACTGGGTTTTATAGATTTTTGTAAATTACAGAAGAATTTAAATATAAATGGAGAAAAAATGTATATTAAAGAATTATTGAAGGAAGCGGATAAGTCGATGGAAAATTACAAGTATGACGATGCGCTTGTGTATTTGAAGTCGGTGCTTGAAATTGATGAGAGCAACTATTCGGCGCTTATGACACTTTCCAAAATTTATACAGATTTTGGGATGTTTGAGGAAGCGAAGGAGTATGCTGAAAAATTGTATAAAAAGTATCCTGAGAGTAAGGATACGCTTTTTACGTTGGGATTTGTTTATCAGTCGCTGGGAAGACTGAAAAAGGCGATTTCGCTTTATAAAAAATTTTTAGATATAGAAAAAAATTATTTTGTGTATCTTAATATGGGAATGTCTTATGCTTTGTTGAAGTATTATAGAAAGGCAATTGAAAATATTAATATTGCGATAGAAATGGAGCCTGAAAGTTCGGAAGCGTATGTTGAAAAGGGAGATTGCCTTACAATGATGGGGAAATATGATGAGGCGATTTCTGAATATGAAAAATTGTTAAATTCTAAATTTAATGAAGTGGAGGAATTTTCACTTTATGCACGAATGGGCGATACAATGGCTTATGCGAATAATATAAAGGAAGTTATAAAATATTATAATATTGCTATAAATTGTGAAAATGTGGAAGATTACGTGTTTGAAGATTATTTTGAGATATTATTTAGAGCAGAGCAATATGAGGAAATAAGGCTATTGCTTTTAAACTATGAAAATGCGACAAATGAAAATAAGGAACTTTCACGAATAAAAATGCTGAATTTGCAGGGAAGATTTTTTGTGAAAATTGCAGATTATGAAAATGCACAGAAAGTTTGTGATAAAATGATAATTTTAGAGCCTGAAAATTTTAGGCATTATGTGAATTTATCTTATGTTCTGGAATTACAGCATAAATATGACGAGGCGCTTGAATGTGTAGATAAGTTGGGGAAAATTATGGAAGATAAGGAATTTTCCAAGGAATTGAAAAAAAGAATAAGGAAAAATAAGAGAAAATTTGAAAGGGAAAGCAAGAAAAATTCTGAAAAGTAAAGAAATTTAAAAAATAAAAAAATTATGGGGATTTTAAATGGAAGAAAAAAAATATGAAGTTAATAGGAAATATGATGAAAAAACACTGGTAAATGTATTGAAAAATTTTGATAAAGCTGGGGAATATGTTGTAGAACCCGGGAGAAATGAGATAAAAAGATTTGAAATAGATTTTGAAAATAATTTGGAAAACGTGAATTTAAAAAGAAAAAAACATAATAAAATTGATGATTTAAAAAATAAAAAAATGATAAATGTAAAAAAATTTAAGAGAAAGGATTTTATTACAAATTTTTTCTATAAATTTAAAGGTTCAAAGGCAAAACGTTCTTATGAGTATGCAAAAAAATTATTGGAATACAAAATAAAGACGCCAGAGCCGATTGCTTATTTTGACGATTTTGTGAATGAAAATAATAAAAAAAATAGTTATTATATAAGTGAAGAGCTGAAATATGATTTTACCTGCAGGGAAGTTTTCTGGCCTGAGGATATTGAGGAGGAAAAGGCTAAGCAAGGGGAAAATTATAAAATAAGTGAAGAAATGGAAAGAATGTTTGCAAAAGTTGAAAAAAATCGTGAAAAAATAATAAAGCAGTTTGCAAGATTTTCATTTAATTTGCATGAAAATGGAGTGGAATTTGAGGATTATTCGCCTGGAAATGTGCTAATTAAGGATAAAAGCGGGAATTATGAATTTTATCTTGTGGATTTGAATAGAATGAAGTTTAATGTGAAACTTAATTTAAATAGAAGAATGAAAAATGTTTCAAGAATGATGGAAAATGAAAAAATAGCAAAAATTTTTGCTGATGAATATGCGAAGTGTTATAAACAGCGGGAAGAGACAGTTTTTAGATTTTTGAGATATTATATTAGAAAACATAAGAGATATGTTGATTTTATGGATATTACACGTCCATTTAGAAATATTTTTAAAAGAAAAAAATAAGAGTAAATTGAAAGGAAAATAAAAAATGAAAAATTATGATGTAATTGTTGTTGGAGCGGGACATGCTGGAGTGGAAGCTGCACTTGCTGCTGCTAGATACGGGCTGAAAACAGCATTGTTTACAATATATCTTGATAATATTGCGATGATGTCGTGCAATCCGTCGGTTGGAGGGCCTGGAAAAAGCCATCTGGTGTCGGAACTTGGGATGTTAGGCGGAGAAATGGCTAGACATATTGACAATTATAATTTGCAGCTGAAAAATTTGAATCATACGAAGGGGCTGGCTTCACGAATTACTAGAGCACAAGCTGATAAATACTGGTATAGAATTAAAATGAGGGAAATTATTGAAAAGCAGGAAAATTTAGAATTAGTTCAAGGGATTGTTGTGGATTTGACTGTGGAAGATAAGAAGGTTATGGGAGTGGAAGATAATCTTGGGATTAAATATGGGGCAAAGGCTGTTGTCTTGTGCACTGGAACTTTTTTAGGCGGAGAATATGTTATGGGGGATGTAAAGTATTCTTCAGGACGGCAAGGAGAGCCTGCAAGCGTGGATTTACCAGATAGGCTTGCAGAATATGGATTTGAACTGGACAGGTATCAAACTGCAACCCCTCCAAGAATTGCCAAATCTTCAATTGACTTCTCTAAAATGCAGGAATTAAAAGGAGAAGACAAACCACGATATTTTTCTTATGAAACAAAAAAAGAATATAACTCAACTTTGCCAACTTGGCTGACATTTACAACACCTGAAACTATTCGTGTGGGGCAGGAAATGCTTAAATATTCGCCAATTGTGACAGGAGTTGTAAGTACAAAAGGTCCTCGGCATTGTCCTTCACTTGATAGAAAGATTATGAACTTTCCAGAAAAAACAAATCATCAGATATTTCTGGAACAGGAATCTGTAGAATCAGATGAAATTTATATAAATGGATTTACAACGGCAATGCCTCCATTTGCACAGGAAGCGATGCTAAAGACAATTAGCGGGCTGGAAAACGCCAAAATTGTACGTTATGGATATGCGGTGGAATATAATTTTGTACCTGCTCATCAGTTGAAATTGACGCTTGAAACAAAGGTTCTGGATGGACTTTACACGGCAGGGACAATTAATGGAACGAGTGGATATGAAGAGGCTGCCTGCCAAGGATTTATAGCGGGAGTTAATGCTGCGAGAAAAATTTTAGGGAAAAAGGAAATTGTAATTGATAGAAGTGAAGGATACATTGGTGTTTTGATTGATGACATAATAAATAAAAAAACGCCAGAACCTTATCGTGTATTGCCTTCGAGAGCTGAATACAGGCTAACTTTGCGACAAGATAATGTTTTTATAAGACTTTTGGAAAAGTCGAAGGAAATCGGGCTGCTAAATGCTGAAAAATTAGTCGAATTGGAAAATACTTGTTTTGAAATTGAAAATGAAATTGAAAGATTAAAAAAGATTACTGTTTATCCGACTAAAGAAAATAATGAGAAATTACTAGAAATTGTGGAAAAACAAAGCCAATCAGAAAATGTAGAAATTGAAAAAAATAGTAAAAATAGTATGAACAGTCCTGTTTCAGCCTTTGAATTTCTTGCAAGAAAAGAAATCAACTATGATAATTTAAGTGAATTTGTGGAAACTGTGGAATTATCTGATTTGGCGAAGGAGCAAGTGGAAATAAATGCGAAATATAATGTGTTTATTGAAAGGGAAAAGGCGCAGATTGAGAAATTTAAAAAGCTGGAAAAAATGGTAATCCCAGAGGATTTTGACTATGAAAGTGTAAAGGGGCTTAGCAATATTGCGATTTCTGGACTTGTGTATGGAAAGCCTGAAACGATTGGGCAGGCTAGCAGAATTAGTGGAGTTACTTATAATGATATTTCACTTTTAATTGCAATTTTGAAGAATTAAAAATATTATATTTTGAAATTCATAGATTTTTACAAGTGACAAATAAGATAAGAATAGATAACTGCAAAAGTAAAATCTTTAAAAAATTATCAACAATGTATTTATAGTAAGAGGTCAAAACTTCTTGGCATAAAGTGAAGAAAATAAGAAAATTGAACATAAAAAATATAGTATTTATTGGAGTTTTTAGAGTTTTACAGATAACTAAAAAAAGTAAAAAAGGAGAAATAATTTAATGAAATTAATAGTGGGACTTGGAAATCCTGGAGAACAGTATAAATTAACAAGGCATAATATTGGATTTATATTTATTGACGAATATTTGAAGGAAAATAATATAAGCGATATGAGGGAAAAATTTAAATCTCTGTTTGTTCAGACAAATTATAATGGGGATAAAGTTTTTTATCAAAAGCCGACTACATTTATGAATTTGAGCGGAGAAGCGATTGGAGAGGCTGTCAGATTTTTTAAGATTGATCCCAAAACTGAGCTTTTTGTAATCTATGATGATATGGATATGCAGTTTGGAAAATTGAAAATTAAGCAAAATGGAAGTGCGGGCGGACATAATGGGATAAAATCCATTATATCACATGTTGGAAATGAATTTGTGCGAATAAAGTTTGGAATTGGAAAACCGAAGACGAAGGAAGAGACGTTGGGATTTGTACTTGGGAAATTTTCGCCAGAAGAAAAGGAAGTCTTAAAAGATTCGAGAGAAAAGATTTTTAATTTGATTGATGATATAAAGGACGATATGACAGTACAAAAATTAATGAATAAATATAATACTAAATAAGCTGTCTATAATATCAGTAAATTTATTGAAAGTTTTTTGTTTAAGAATTAGAGTTAAAAATGAGATTTTATGTATTGTCAAAAAACTTGTTTTTGTTCAAATAGTTTTGTCAGCATATAAAAATAATCCATTAGTAAAATACTTTGGGATTTTAAGTAAAAGAAATGAAATTAATGATACAAATAAACTTGATTTTGGGGAATATAAAGATTTTTTAAACAGTCGAAAAAAGTTTATATAATTTTAAATGAGTTTGAGCATAATTTTTAAGAAAATAAAAGAGGGCGTGATTTTATGAGAAAAAAAGCTGTTCCTGTGGGAATTGAAGATTTTAAAGAGTTGATACAAGATGAATATTATTATGTAGATAAAACTTTATTAATAGACGAAATGTTAATGAATAAATCGAAAGTTACATTATTTACAAGACCACGTAGATTTGGAAAAACATTGAATATGTCGATGTTGAAATATTTTTTTGATGTAAAAGATAAAGAAGAAAATAAAAAACTTTTTGAAAATTTGAAAGTATCTGATAGTGAATATATGAGTGAACAGGGTAAATATCCTGTAATTTTTGTTTCACTGAAGGATTTGAAAGAAGATACTTGGGAAGAATGTCTTGAAAGCATTAAGGATATTATGTATAAAATTTTTAATGAGTACAGTTTTTTAAGAGAAAAATTAAATATTGTTGAAAAAAGACAGTTTGATAAAATTTGGGAAATAACAGGAAATGAGAGAAATTTTAAAACATCACTCCTAGATTTATCAAATTATTTAAATAAATATTATGGAGAAAAAGTCATAATTTTAATAGATGAATACGATGCTCCAATAATAAATGCTTTTGATAAAGGATATTACAATGAAGCGATAAACTTTTTTCAAACATTTTACAGCTCAGCATTAAAAACTAATAATTCTTTGAAATATGGTGTTTTAACAGGAATAACTAGAATCATAAAAGAAGGGATATTCTCTGGTTTAAATAATCTTTATGTAAATACGATTTTAAGCAAGGATTATTCAGAATATTTTGGACTTCTTGAAAATGAAGTGGTTGAAATGCTTGAGTATTTTGACATGAAATACAAAATTGAAGAAGTTAGAGAATGGTATAACGGATATATTTTTGGAGAAAGCAAAGTGTACAATCCTTGGTCTATTGTAAATTATGTAAGAGAAAAAGAAATCAAGGCATATTGGGCAAATGTTTCAGGGAATACACTTCTAGAAAATATGCTTGATCATGCTGGGGAAAGTGTTTATGATGATTTAAAACGATTTACTGATGGAGAAAGTATTGAAAAATATATTTCAGATGGAACAACGATAAAAAGTCTTTTAAGTAACGACGATGAGATATGGCAATTACTTTTATACAGTGGATATTTGACAAAAGCTAAAAATCAGGAAAAAGAATCTGATTCAAATATTTATAATTTAAAGATACCAAATAAGGAAATACGAAAATATTTTGGTAATATGTTCTTGAACAGATTTTTTGGAACAGAAGTAAAAACTAACATTTTGATAAAAGCGCTTGAAAATGGAGATATTAAGAAATTCGAGAAAACATTGGGAGAAATAATGATAAATATGCTGAGTCATTTTGACTTGGATAAGGAAATGGAGAAGATTTATCAGGTGTTTATGATAGGGCTTGTTGGATTTTTGATGGGGAAATATGAGATTATTTCAAATGATGAGAGCGGATATGGAAGATATGACCTTGCAATGATTCCAATAAAAAGCAATGAGAAGGCGTATCTTATGGAATTTAAAATATCGAAGACGAAAAAGGGGATGGAAGAGAGAGCACAAAAAGCTTTGAAACAGATTGATGAGAAGAAATATGATACGAAATTGAAGGCAAGAGGGATAAAGAATATTTTGAAGATTGGGGTTGCATTTTATGGGAAAGAAGTGAAGGTTGTTTTTAAATAGAGGTTTAAAGTAAGATAACAGAGAGGTCAATGTGGAACTTGAAATCAAAAGTAAAAAAATAGACTATCATTATAGTGAATTTAGAATGTTGCTAATTGCATATATTTGTGTATACTTTATGAGTACTATATTTATTTTTTTTATAAAAAGTGATAAAAAATATTATTATATTTTATTAATTAATGCTGTTTTTGTCATGATATTTTATATATTTATAGTTATATTACAAATTTTTTTAAGATTATTAATAAAATTAAAAAGAAAGAAAATAATATTTTCAGAAAATTATTTAGAAATTTTTTTTGGAACAGAAAGTAAAAAAATAGACTATGATAAAATAGAAATGATTTTTCTGAGAAAAAATTTATTGAATTCAGCAGATATAATAATAAATTTTCCAACCAATAATACAAGTTTATTTAATAGGCAAGAAGAATTATTTAAAGACGATAAAAATAGTATAGTGATAAGTAATGTTATTAATTATGAAAAAATATTTAAAGAATTAAAACAAAGATTATTTTTCTTTGAAAGTAAAAATGAAAAAATTTTAGAATATAAAAGTTTTATCGAAAATAAAATAGTAATAATATTTTTAATATTATTATTTTATTTTTCTATAAAATAAAAATATCAATATGTTTAATTATTATGTTATTCGTTAAAATAAAAGGTATAATTATAAAATCAATTATTTAAATAACGACCAAATAAAAATTTTTAATGCGAATAAAGAAATTTATATAAAAAAAAATAACTATTTTTTTGACAAAGATGACTTAAAATTAAAAATTAAAAATATTGATAGAATTTTATTGCCGAGTAATTTAGTGTTTTTACCTATGCATTATAAAATAAAGAGATAAAAAAATGAAAAATATAAAAGAAATTTATAACCAAAAAATGAGAAAAATGTTTACAAAAAATATGAAAAAAATATTTACTAAAGATATGTTAAAAAAATATGATGAAAATATGTTAAATGTATTGAAAGAAGTTGGGGTAGATATATTAAATGTAAATTATGAAGAAGCAAATAAAAAAATAGTGAATATTAATAAACAAGAAATATATGAAATAATATGGAATATGGCTGATATTACAGAAAGTTTCACTTTTTATGGATTTTCACAGTATATGTATAAAAAAACAGAAAATGTAATTTGGTTAAATTTGTCAGCAAGTTTGCTATCATTTACATTTTGCTGTGTAGAAGGAGCTTATGCTGTTGGTATTTTTCATGCTAGAGAAGCAGTAAAAATTGAAAAAAATCTTGAAAATTTAGTGACTTTATTAAGTTTTTATGGACTTCTAGAACATTTAATGGACGATGAAGAGGCAGAGAAAGTAGCAAAAGAGATTTTAGAGTTAGATAAGAATAATGAAAGAGCGATTTATGTATTGAATGAAATTTTAAATTCTAAAAAAGAATAACTAGAGAAAGAAATTTTATGTATATTGAGTTTAATTATATCAAATTCGCCCATATAACTCCTACAATCTAAAATTTTTATTTATGGCATTTATACCAAAAATTGATTTTTTGAACTGCATGAATGTTATGTGAGCTTTTTAGAGAATATTTTTCAGTTATATGATGATATTTTCTGAACTATTTTTCAAAATTTTTGAAACTGTCAAAAGTAAAGTCTTGAACATAGCTATAAAGAGAGAAAACAAAAAATCATAGAAAAACTAATCCAGACAGAGTTAAAAGTGCACAAGAAAGATATGAAGAAGCTAAAAAAGAGTACAAAGAATTGAAATCAAAAACTAATAAGACAAAGGAAGATAAAGAATTGTTAGATAAAGCGGAAGGAAAAATGAAAGATGCCTTAGATGACATGTCAAAATCAGCGGAACATTCTCGTGCAGGAAAAGGACAATCTAATAAAGGAGGTGTAAAAGTAAAAGAAGATGATGTTAAAAATTTATATAAATAAAACATACGGAATAAATGGAATAAGTAAAATTTCATTAAAAAAAGTAATAAAAGAATTTTCTTTTCCAAATGATATAAATATAAATTTAAGCGATGATAGAATTTCAATAAATATTAATTTGATATATAGTAATTTTAGAATTTTTTATACATTGTATTTTTATGTTGAAAATCTTAATATTCCAGAATTTCAAACTTTAACTTTCGCATTAGAAAGTTTATATTTTGATGATAAAAACAAAATAAGAATAGGTGATGAAATAAGAAAAACACTTCCAAAAATAAAAAAATATTTAAAAAGAAATAAAAAGAATACAAATTTTGAATACGATGAAGATATGTACACAGGGAGATATTTGTTTGATAATGGAAAGATTGATATATTTTTAAAAAAAAATAAAAAAAGAAAAATTATTCATAATATAATGATAAGATTACCTTATGAAGATATTTTGCCGGAAAATAAAGAAGTTTTAAAAGAAATAAAAGATATTATAGAAATAAAAAATAAAATTGATAATTTCTTTTGGAAATAAAGAAATACCTTTACAAGAAAATACGATTTGTTAAATTTATTTCTTTTTAGAAGAATACTATACTATGAATAATCAATATACTAATTTTTAAAAGTTTTATCTCAAATAAAACAAAGGGTGTGTAAAAATTTTTGTGTAAACCTCTAAATAATATATGGTAAAATAACTGTATAATATTTGGAGGTTTTTGTTATGGCTAAAAAGAAATTTTTCTGTTAAAATATAGTTATAGAAATATTTAATAATCTGAACAGAAAAAGTGAAAATTGATTATAAATAGAGGTTTAAAGTAAGGTGTGGAAATGATGTTAGGAAAATACAATCAAGATGGAATTTCTTATATAGAGGCTGCTGGTAATGAACATACATATTTTAATTTAGGAGATAAAGGATGGAATGAAGCATTAAATAAAGTTGGGGAATCGAATATGTGGGAAATAAATAAGAAATTTTTAGAACGACAATTACAGCAAGGAAAAAGTTTTTATCTCTCGCATGATCCTATGAAAGCAAGTGGATATTTTCAAAAAGAAGTAAATTTTTTAAAAGATAATGGTTTTAAATTTATAAAAGATGGAGAATTCTGGAAAGCGGTGAAACAATAATGATTATAAAAGACTGTAGTGAAGCAAAAAAAATATTTTTACATTATAATGGAAGTTATTTTCATATGCAAAGAGAGGAGTATCTTGATCAATATATGAAATTTAATATTTCAAAAAAAGAAGAAAGAAAATGGTTAAAAGAAAAAGTAGAGAAAATACTATCAACAATAAGTGAAGTGAAGAATATAAACTTAAAATATGATAAATACTGGAATATTCTATATATATTAACTGAAACTTTAGAAGATAATCATCTTTTAGATAAAACAATAAGTGCGTTTGAAAAAGATTTAAAATATCTAGATATATTTTCAATTAACATGATATTGGAAATGATTCATGATAATAAAAAAATATGGAAAAATTTTAAAAAGAAATTAAAAAAAATAATACAAAATAATGATATAAGTAAAAATGAAATTATATCGAAAGAACATAATAAATTAAAGGGAACTCAGTTTTTGACAGAAGATAAAGTAATAAAAAAATATAGAGAAATTTTATCTAAATTACAAAGTTAAATATTAAAATTTTTTTT
The DNA window shown above is from Leptotrichia wadei and carries:
- the pth gene encoding aminoacyl-tRNA hydrolase codes for the protein MKLIVGLGNPGEQYKLTRHNIGFIFIDEYLKENNISDMREKFKSLFVQTNYNGDKVFYQKPTTFMNLSGEAIGEAVRFFKIDPKTELFVIYDDMDMQFGKLKIKQNGSAGGHNGIKSIISHVGNEFVRIKFGIGKPKTKEETLGFVLGKFSPEEKEVLKDSREKIFNLIDDIKDDMTVQKLMNKYNTK
- a CDS encoding AAA family ATPase: MRKKAVPVGIEDFKELIQDEYYYVDKTLLIDEMLMNKSKVTLFTRPRRFGKTLNMSMLKYFFDVKDKEENKKLFENLKVSDSEYMSEQGKYPVIFVSLKDLKEDTWEECLESIKDIMYKIFNEYSFLREKLNIVEKRQFDKIWEITGNERNFKTSLLDLSNYLNKYYGEKVIILIDEYDAPIINAFDKGYYNEAINFFQTFYSSALKTNNSLKYGVLTGITRIIKEGIFSGLNNLYVNTILSKDYSEYFGLLENEVVEMLEYFDMKYKIEEVREWYNGYIFGESKVYNPWSIVNYVREKEIKAYWANVSGNTLLENMLDHAGESVYDDLKRFTDGESIEKYISDGTTIKSLLSNDDEIWQLLLYSGYLTKAKNQEKESDSNIYNLKIPNKEIRKYFGNMFLNRFFGTEVKTNILIKALENGDIKKFEKTLGEIMINMLSHFDLDKEMEKIYQVFMIGLVGFLMGKYEIISNDESGYGRYDLAMIPIKSNEKAYLMEFKISKTKKGMEERAQKALKQIDEKKYDTKLKARGIKNILKIGVAFYGKEVKVVFK